A single genomic interval of Helianthus annuus cultivar XRQ/B chromosome 6, HanXRQr2.0-SUNRISE, whole genome shotgun sequence harbors:
- the LOC110865542 gene encoding villin-4, whose translation MSVSMRDLDPAFQGAGQKAGIEVWRIENFKPVPVPQSSYGKFFTGDSYLILKTIALKSGALRQDIHYWLGKDTSKDEAGAAALKTVELDAALGGRAVQYREVQGHETERFLSYFKPCIIPQEGGTASGFKHVESEEHKIRMFTCQGKHVVHVKEVPFARSSLNHDDIFILDTANKIFQFNGSNSSIQERAKALEVVQHIKDTYHDGKCDIATVEDGKLMSDAETGEFWGFFGGFAPLPRKTTTDDVKSAVALPTQLFCVEKGQAEPVSADTFTKELLDTNKCYLLDCGAEIYLWMGRSTSLDERKAASGVAEEYLRSQDRLKSQIIRVIENFETVSFRSKFDAWPQSAEVAVSEDGRGKVAALLKRQGVNVRGLLKAAPEKEEPQPYIDCTGNLQVWRVNGQEKILLPVPDQSKFYSGECYIFQYNYPGEDQDECLIGTWFGKKSVEEERSSATSHTNKMVESLKFMASQLQVYEGSEPILFFAIFQSFLVLKGGLSDGYKTFISENELSDDTYKEDGVALFRVQGSGPENMQAIQVEPVASSLNSSYCYILHSGSSVFTWIGNLRTPEVEELVERQLDVIKPNMQAKLQKEGSESEQFWEILGGKSEYPSQKIARDAESDPHLFSCTFTKGELKVIEIYNFNQDDLMTEDIFILDCHSSIFVWVGQQVDQKLKTQALVIGEKFVKHDFLLEKLTVQTPIYIISEGSEPEFFTRFFTWDSTKSAMHGNSFQRKLSILKNGGRPTLSNKPKRRTPGAHVGRSATNEKPQRARSVSFSPERVRVRGRSPAFNALASAFENPSARNLSTPPPQVRKPYPKSDSSNVAPRSTAIASLTSTFEQPPREPLMPRSIKPRPKSPPKAESNSKENIMSSKIETLTIQEDVKENEVEDEEGLTLYPYERLITVSTDPAADIDVTKRETYLSSAEFREKFGMTKEAFYKLPKWKQNKLKMALQLF comes from the exons ATGTCTGTTTCTATGAGAGATTTGGATCCAGCCTTCCAAGGAGCTGGACAAAAAGC AGGAATTGAAGTGTGGCGCATTGAGAATTTTAAACCAGTGCCCGTTCCACAGTCTTCTTATGGCAAGTTTTTTACAGGGGACTCCTATCTTATATTGAAG ACTATTGCTTTGAAAAGCGGTGCACTACGCCAAGACATCCATTATTGGTTAGGTAAAGATACCAGCAAG GATGAAGCTGGAGCAGCAGCACTGAAGACGGTCGAACTCGATGCAGCTCTTGGAGGACGTGCTGTTCAATATCGCGAGGTACAAGGACATGAAACCGAAAGATTCTTATCTTACTTTAAACCATGCATCATACCTCAAGAAGGCGGAACTGCATCTGGTTTCAAGCATGTTGAATCTGAGGAGCATAAGATCCGTATGTTTACTTGCCAAGGAAAGCATGTAGTTCATGTAAAAGAGGTTCCTTTTGCTCGATCCTCACTCAATCATGATGATATCTTTATCTTGGATACTGCGAATAAGATATTCCAGTTTAACGGTTCCAATTCAAGCATTCAAGAAAGGGCTAAAGCGCTAGAGGttgtgcaacatatcaaagataCGTATCATGATGGGAAGTGTGACATAGCTACTGTTG AGGATGGAAAATTAATGTCTGATGCTGAAACCGGAGAGTTCTGGGGTTTCTTTGGTGGCTTTGCTCCGCTTCCAAGGAAAACAACAACAGATGACGTCAAAAGTGCCGTTGCTCTTCCCACTCAGCTATTCTG TGTGGAGAAGGGGCAGGCGGAACCGGTTTCTGCCGATACGTTTACAAAGGAGCTGCTGGATACAAATAAATGCTATCTTCTGGATTGCGGGGCTGAAATATACTTATGGATGGGGAGAAGTACTTCTCTTGATGAAAGAAAAGCCGCAAGTGGAGTTGCAGAa GAATACCTGCGTAGCCAGGATAGACTGAAGTCTCAAATCATCCGagtgattgaaaattttgaaactgTAAGTTTCCGGTCAAAGTTTGATGCTTGGCCTCAATCAGCTGAGGTGGCCGTCTCTGAGGATGGTAGAGGCAAGGTGGCTG CACTTCTAAAGCGTCAAGGGGTCAATGTGAGGGGTTTACTTAAAGCAGCTCCAGAAAAGGAGGAACCTCAACCATATATTGATTGCACAGGAAATTTGCAG GTTTGGCGTGTGAATGGCCAAGAGAAGATTCTTCTTCCGGTCCCTGATCAGTCGAAGTTTTACAGTGGAGAATGTTATATCTTCCAGTATAATTATCCCGGAGAAGATCAAGACGAATGCCTTATTGGGACATGGTTCGGAAAGAAAAGTGTCGAG GAAGAGCGGAGTTCGGCTACCTCACATACAAACAAGATGGTTGAGTCGCTCAAATTTATGGCTTCTCAG TTGCAAGTTTATGAAGGAAGCGAGCCTATTCTATTCTTTGCAATCTTTCAGAGCTTTCTCGTTCTTAAG GGTGGTCTAAGTGATGGATACAAGACTTTTATATCAGAGAATGAACTTTCTGACGACACTTACAAAGAAGACGGGGTTGCGTTATTTCGAGTTCAAGGCTCTGGACCTGAAAACATGCAAGCAATCCAAGTCGAACCC GTTGCGTCATCTTTGAACTCCTCGTACTGCTACATACTACACAGTGGTTCTTCCGTCTTTACATGGATTGGAAACCTTAGAACTCCCGAAGTAGAGGAACTCGTCGAGAGGCAACTAGATGTCATAAAG CCAAACATGCAGGCAAAGTTACAAAAAGAGGGTTCGGAATCCGAACAATTTTGGGAAATTTTAGGTGGAAAATCCGAATACCCGAGTCAGAAGATTGCAAGAGATGCCGAAAGTGATCCCCATTTGTTCTCATGCACATTTACAAAAG GAGAACTAAAG GTCATTGAGATCTACAACTTTAACCAAGACGATTTGATGACGGAAGATATCTTTATTCTCGATTGTCACTCGAGCATCTTTGTTTGGGTAGGGCAGCAGGTTGATCAGAAACTGAAAACACAAGCGTTAGTTATTGGGGAG AAATTCGTGAAGCATGATTTTCTTCTTGAGAAATTAACGGTTCAAACTCCGATATATATCATATCGGAAGGGAGCGAGCCAGAGTTCTTCACGCGCTTCTTCACATGGGATTCAACCAAATCTGCA ATGCATGGAAACTCGTTTCAAAGGAAACTATCTATACTAAAAAATGGAGGTCGTCCAACCTTGAGTAAC AAACCAAAAAGACGAACACCGGGAGCACATGTAGGAAGGTCTGCTACAAACGAAAAACCGCAGCGTGCAAGAAGTGTGTCTTTTAGCCCAGAGAGGGTTCGTGTTAGAGGAAGATCACCAGCCTTCAATGCTCTTGCTTCTGCATTTGAGAATCCAAGTGCACGGAACCTGTCAACACCCCCGCCCCAAGTGCGGAAGCCTTATCCAAAATCTGATTCGTCAAATGTTGCTCCGAGGTCCACTGCTATAGCGTCACTAACCTCCACTTTCGAACAACCTCCACGAGAACCTCTCATGCCCCGTTCCATCAAAC CTAGGCCCAAATCGCCACCAAAGGCTGAGTCGAATTCGAAGGAAAACATAATGAGCAGTAAAATCGAAACCCTAACAATACAAGAAGATGTTAAAGAAAATGAAGTTGAAGATGAGGAAGGGCTCACTTTGTACCCATACGAACGCCTTATAACAGTATCCACCGACCCTGCTGCAGACATCGATGTAACCAAAAGAGAG ACATACTTGTCTTCCGCTGAGTTCAGGGAGAAGTTTGGAATGACGAAAGAAGCCTTCTACAAGCTGCCAAAATGGAAGCAAAATAAACTGAAAATGGCACTTCAACTGTTCtga
- the LOC110865543 gene encoding putative glucose-6-phosphate 1-epimerase, translating into MSETENKSVEITKGVNGLEKIILREIRGSSAEVYLYGAHVTSWKNEQGEELLFVSSKAIFKPSKPIRGGIPICFPQFSNMGSLEAHGFARNRVWTIDTDPPPLLPNVTDGVFVDLLLKPTEEDLKIWPHSFEYRLRVTLGPGGDLMLTSRIRNTNTDGKAFTFTFAYHTYFSVSDISEVRVEGLETFDYLDNLKNRERYTEQGDAITFESEVDKIYLSTPTKIAILDHEKKRTFVVRKDGLPDAVVWNPWDKKAKAMADFGDDEYKHMLCVEAAAIEKPITLKPGEEWKVRQELSAVPSSYFSGQLDPSKVLQSS; encoded by the exons ATGTCAGAAACCGAAAACAAATCTGTTGAGATCACTAAAGGCGTCAATGGCCTCGAAAAGATCATTCTCCGTGAAATTCGCGGCAGTAGTGCCGAG GTATATCTGTATGGAGCTCATGTGACATCTTGGAAAAATGAGCAAGGAGAAGAATTGCTTTTTGTCAGTAGTAAG GCGATCTTTAAGCCTTCAAAGCCAATACGTGGGGGTATTCCTATATGCTTTCCTCAA TTCTCAAACATGGGCTCTCTTGAAGCACATGGATTTGCTAGAAACAGAGTTTGGACCATCGACACTGATCCCCCTCCACTTCTACCCAATGTCACCGATGGAGTCTTTGTTGATTTGTTACTTAAACCTACTGAAGAGGATTTGAAGATATGGCCTCACAG CTTTGAGTATCGACTGAGGGTCACTCTGGGACCCGGTGGAGACTTAATGTTGACGTCTCGGATCAGAAATACCAACACTGATGGAAAGGCATTTACATTCACGTTCGCATATCACACATATTTTTCTGTTTCAGATATCAG TGAAGTTCGAGTGGAAGGATTGGAGACATTTGATTATCTCGACAACTTGAAGAACAGGGAGCGATATACAGAACAAGGGGATGCTATAACCTTTGAATCAGAG GTGGACAAGATATATCTCAGCACACCAACAAAGATTGCCATCCTGGATCATGAAAAGAAGCGTACCTTTGTGGTCCGGAAAGATGGACTGCCTGATGCTG TGGTGTGGAATCCATGGGATAAGAAGGCAAAAGCCATGGCTGATTTCGGAGACGATGAGTACAAACACATGCTTTGTGTTGAGGCAGCAGCAATCGAAAAGCCGATCACACTGAAGCCTGGTGAAGAATGGAAAGTAAGGCAAGAACTTTCAGCTGTTCCTTCCAGCTATTTCAGCGGTCAACTTGACCCGAGCAAAGTTCTCCAGAGTAGCTGA